The following coding sequences are from one Candidatus Peregrinibacteria bacterium window:
- a CDS encoding IPT/TIG domain-containing protein: MKFRSPIVILIILLLGVGVFGIILQTNFFKATLFQGGNEPIAGIAQQIYIPNNYRAAPGQIGEIEVRSNFEKANVTGLRYLIYWDATQLKYRGYVRENLPWTSDFTINAFLANQETETDNAKNMIARLRQTIPDLPENLELLLFTVQGDSFISVSKNAILSRLQFEVMSGLAENIPLHLSFYADETAVASLGSAQEKEIIATKLSPRNGLITVDFGAKLQNETAADAFFVMPGQTGKVTLTAPTEGTLSNVVGLSFTVEWNALQATFLKDIPKSVQETPFVNKDFLIETFQRDPSVGVLNVSMVTAKEGVNLASGAPIMNFDMQFAQNLVLGSSVPFTFKNITFVFENPEPENNILTPTESPPKTVRITVDSAGVMKLLSVQPISGAKLELGFSDYLDAAVLSDITITPNIITADTTLRIENKKLILENLGTDLSPDAKTIYRVDVSSSVKGNSEGGVHPSFSTGFFEEFTDPDPEDNAFGLQSAVPSSPSSLILTFSANISSPEMNTNFVKIYYADEAKAMRELNISKIEKQGNTLTLTTREQTPGREYFVIALQDKWKNADNKFLTSQNGLSFFGYTENRPRITSVSSQPPVIINSAASQITLLGQNFAAGSMLLVGDAVIVPTSITSSQIVFSLPAEFPADTYTILLRTSSGDIITAPTQLIVNEPELEFKILSDQSRASPSAIENDGIMKTKLWVLVVNDIDGVSDIEKVTGDLELVGGSRIAEFTSSDEFITGNQRWYSLEITVPSSVHTSETPYLIPVKAESRRTERTAAGTVSFSVVKDIKAGTAPQILSASVSRTTVAPDAGTPLTISVEARDEDGASDIYRVIVDLSKIGLPNMLLSPLSEKIPAPTPQQKRACTADDYTVTEYGACTDGTQTRSVQRKTGIDCVDGASKPPSSKTCTAQIRACTVDDYNVGEYGTCTNGTQSRSVTLKSGVTCIEGASKPQNSRTCTPPTSFWENLFPKAFAEESSSVDVATQWFESDEIMIPKDIVPGTYTLPITVIDTQSKEARTSVTINIQRNTGGTPTIAENIFVSPSKSMIKDGKTKHIFSAKATDRVDGGKDIESMIADLSDLDLPPTPMKLTLVQGDSAFFTLDNIVIPEKTIQGFKAIKFSVSDKSGNTSEVKMIVEVVRLVDSPDAATPEIKSDRGYMTPVYAPNDGKTRFTVYVFARDGNGYKDIDYVTLELGNVARFVGKTSSQYNPSVDYSPAKGDNGAQEEKAKDDGNQNNNDGNDGASLLFFSKASAAATPQDNKCVTTDTIMCLSPSVSEGEFGRWFYAPDLVIPKTTPVPANGEPFELRVSVTDSVGRSGNGIAKIFVSDGNTPDQREPAPYLKQAVAVGPDVIETIFSAPVEASRISDGAFTIVEAKNIKNTLDIEDIDISSSGLLITIHTEQMTADEPYTLIVDAEKLKLNNPRFSTDRVNFLGFSAEKAKNSRDPSALVARAVGDKRVEVQFNVDMKFSTLDATGKEWFRIYGRDDITDRLPITHVEIGKNSKTVLVYTEQQISGKEYALELKNIESIFGKKRPYSKALYFLGYKNTEKTEADARTKLSGLEKEMDANGDDEINFYEFSKFAATYGQTASDGKPLYGDYNKDSKVDFEDFIILAAHYGITPPKDTKNVPPFPQDEVEKEEQKFPA; this comes from the coding sequence ATGAAATTTCGAAGCCCCATCGTCATTCTTATCATTCTTCTCCTTGGAGTAGGTGTGTTTGGAATTATTCTGCAGACAAATTTCTTCAAAGCGACCTTATTTCAGGGCGGAAATGAACCTATCGCTGGTATAGCTCAGCAAATATATATTCCGAATAATTATAGGGCTGCTCCAGGACAAATTGGGGAAATTGAAGTAAGAAGCAATTTTGAAAAAGCAAACGTGACAGGACTGAGATACTTAATTTATTGGGATGCCACTCAATTAAAATATAGAGGATATGTACGGGAAAACTTGCCTTGGACAAGTGACTTCACTATTAACGCATTTCTGGCAAATCAAGAAACAGAGACCGATAATGCGAAAAACATGATTGCAAGATTGCGACAAACTATTCCAGATCTTCCTGAAAATTTGGAATTGCTCCTCTTTACTGTCCAAGGAGATTCGTTTATCTCCGTATCAAAAAATGCAATCCTTTCTCGACTACAATTCGAAGTAATGTCCGGACTTGCTGAGAATATTCCTCTTCATCTTTCTTTTTATGCTGACGAGACCGCCGTAGCCTCATTAGGTTCTGCACAAGAAAAAGAAATAATTGCAACGAAACTTTCCCCCAGAAATGGTCTCATAACTGTTGACTTTGGAGCCAAATTGCAAAATGAAACTGCTGCAGATGCATTCTTCGTCATGCCCGGACAAACCGGAAAAGTAACGCTCACAGCTCCAACAGAAGGAACTTTATCGAATGTCGTTGGTCTTTCTTTTACAGTAGAGTGGAATGCTCTACAAGCAACTTTTCTTAAAGATATTCCAAAATCCGTTCAAGAAACTCCTTTTGTGAATAAAGATTTCCTCATCGAAACATTCCAGAGAGATCCTTCCGTGGGAGTTTTGAATGTTTCCATGGTAACAGCGAAAGAAGGAGTAAATCTGGCGAGTGGAGCTCCGATCATGAATTTTGATATGCAATTCGCACAAAATTTGGTACTGGGGAGTTCTGTTCCTTTCACATTTAAAAATATTACATTTGTCTTTGAAAATCCTGAACCGGAAAATAATATTCTCACGCCAACAGAGAGTCCTCCAAAAACTGTTCGCATCACTGTTGATAGCGCTGGAGTCATGAAGCTTCTGAGCGTACAACCGATTTCAGGAGCAAAACTTGAACTTGGATTTTCGGATTATCTCGATGCAGCAGTTCTTTCAGATATTACAATTACGCCAAATATTATTACAGCTGATACTACCCTTCGTATTGAAAATAAAAAACTCATTCTCGAGAATCTTGGAACGGATCTAAGCCCAGATGCAAAAACAATTTATCGAGTGGATGTTTCTTCGAGCGTAAAAGGAAATTCTGAAGGAGGAGTTCATCCAAGTTTCTCTACGGGATTTTTTGAAGAATTTACTGATCCTGATCCAGAAGACAATGCTTTCGGGCTCCAAAGTGCCGTGCCTTCGTCTCCAAGTTCTCTCATTCTTACATTTTCTGCGAACATATCGTCCCCAGAAATGAATACAAATTTTGTAAAAATTTATTATGCTGATGAGGCGAAAGCGATGAGAGAACTCAATATTTCGAAAATCGAAAAACAAGGAAATACGCTTACTCTTACGACGAGAGAGCAAACTCCGGGGAGAGAATATTTCGTCATTGCGCTTCAGGACAAGTGGAAAAATGCAGACAATAAATTCTTGACTTCTCAAAATGGACTTTCGTTTTTTGGATATACGGAAAATCGCCCAAGGATTACTTCAGTCTCCTCTCAGCCGCCAGTAATAATAAATTCCGCAGCGTCGCAAATTACGCTTCTCGGTCAGAATTTCGCAGCAGGAAGCATGCTCCTTGTTGGAGACGCTGTCATTGTTCCCACATCCATTACGAGTTCACAGATAGTATTTTCTCTCCCCGCTGAATTTCCAGCAGACACGTATACAATTCTCCTCAGAACTTCGAGTGGAGATATTATCACCGCGCCAACTCAGCTTATTGTCAATGAACCAGAACTGGAATTTAAAATTCTTTCCGATCAAAGCCGTGCAAGTCCATCAGCAATAGAAAATGACGGGATTATGAAAACAAAACTCTGGGTACTTGTGGTGAATGATATCGATGGTGTTTCTGATATTGAAAAAGTTACCGGAGATCTTGAGCTTGTTGGTGGATCTCGAATTGCAGAATTTACATCAAGCGACGAGTTTATCACTGGAAATCAAAGGTGGTATTCACTCGAAATTACCGTTCCTTCGAGCGTTCATACTTCTGAAACGCCATACCTGATTCCTGTTAAAGCTGAAAGCAGAAGAACGGAACGAACTGCAGCAGGAACGGTTTCTTTCTCGGTCGTAAAAGATATTAAAGCTGGTACTGCTCCTCAAATTTTGAGCGCGAGTGTGAGCAGGACAACGGTTGCTCCAGACGCAGGAACTCCGCTTACTATCAGTGTGGAAGCGAGAGATGAAGATGGCGCTTCTGATATTTACAGAGTTATTGTGGATCTCAGCAAAATCGGATTGCCGAATATGCTCTTAAGTCCACTCTCAGAAAAAATTCCTGCCCCAACTCCTCAGCAGAAAAGAGCATGCACGGCGGATGATTACACAGTAACCGAGTACGGAGCATGTACAGATGGAACGCAAACACGAAGCGTGCAACGTAAAACTGGAATTGATTGTGTTGATGGCGCTTCAAAACCACCGAGTTCAAAAACATGTACGGCGCAAATACGAGCATGTACGGTCGATGATTATAATGTAGGGGAATATGGAACTTGTACAAATGGAACCCAATCACGAAGTGTTACTTTAAAGAGCGGAGTGACCTGTATTGAAGGGGCTTCAAAACCGCAAAACTCAAGAACTTGTACACCGCCAACATCATTTTGGGAGAATCTCTTTCCGAAGGCATTTGCAGAAGAATCTTCATCTGTAGATGTCGCTACTCAATGGTTTGAGAGTGATGAAATTATGATCCCAAAAGATATTGTTCCCGGAACATACACTCTTCCAATTACCGTGATCGACACGCAAAGTAAAGAAGCGCGAACTTCTGTTACGATAAATATTCAGAGAAACACAGGAGGAACGCCAACAATTGCGGAAAATATTTTTGTGTCCCCTTCCAAAAGTATGATTAAAGACGGAAAAACAAAACACATTTTTTCTGCAAAAGCAACAGATCGAGTTGATGGAGGAAAAGATATCGAATCTATGATCGCTGATCTTTCTGATCTCGATCTTCCTCCTACTCCGATGAAATTGACGTTAGTGCAAGGAGACAGCGCGTTCTTCACGCTCGATAATATTGTCATTCCGGAAAAAACAATTCAAGGATTCAAGGCAATTAAATTTAGCGTGAGTGATAAATCTGGAAATACTTCTGAAGTAAAAATGATTGTGGAAGTTGTACGACTCGTAGATTCTCCTGACGCAGCGACGCCTGAGATCAAATCTGATCGCGGATATATGACACCGGTATATGCGCCAAATGATGGGAAAACTCGATTTACTGTATACGTTTTCGCCAGAGATGGAAACGGCTACAAAGATATTGATTACGTCACTCTTGAACTCGGAAATGTGGCACGCTTCGTGGGAAAAACTTCGAGTCAGTATAATCCGTCCGTGGATTATAGCCCTGCAAAGGGAGATAATGGAGCTCAGGAAGAGAAAGCAAAAGATGATGGGAATCAAAATAATAATGATGGCAATGATGGTGCATCACTTTTGTTCTTTTCAAAAGCTTCTGCAGCAGCAACTCCTCAAGATAACAAATGCGTCACAACTGACACTATTATGTGTTTGTCTCCATCAGTGAGTGAAGGCGAATTTGGACGATGGTTTTACGCACCAGATTTGGTAATTCCAAAAACTACTCCAGTTCCCGCAAATGGCGAACCATTTGAGCTCCGAGTTTCCGTGACAGATTCTGTCGGAAGAAGTGGGAATGGAATTGCAAAGATTTTTGTCAGCGATGGAAATACACCTGATCAGCGTGAGCCAGCGCCATATTTAAAGCAAGCGGTTGCAGTCGGTCCTGATGTCATCGAAACTATTTTTTCTGCACCAGTCGAAGCATCGAGAATTTCAGACGGAGCATTTACAATTGTCGAAGCAAAAAATATTAAAAATACACTCGACATCGAGGACATCGATATTTCAAGCAGTGGTCTCTTAATTACGATTCATACCGAACAAATGACCGCAGATGAACCCTACACGCTCATTGTGGACGCAGAAAAACTCAAGCTGAATAATCCCCGATTCTCAACAGACCGCGTAAACTTCCTGGGATTTTCCGCTGAGAAAGCGAAGAATTCTCGCGATCCGAGCGCACTCGTGGCAAGGGCAGTAGGAGATAAGCGTGTGGAAGTACAATTCAATGTGGATATGAAATTTTCTACACTTGATGCAACCGGAAAAGAGTGGTTCCGCATTTACGGTCGCGATGATATCACCGATCGTCTCCCCATTACTCACGTGGAAATTGGAAAAAATTCAAAAACAGTTCTCGTGTACACGGAGCAGCAAATTTCTGGAAAAGAATATGCGCTCGAACTCAAAAACATTGAGAGCATATTCGGAAAGAAAAGACCTTATTCTAAAGCGCTTTATTTCCTCGGATATAAAAATACCGAAAAAACAGAAGCAGACGCTCGTACAAAGTTGAGTGGTCTCGAAAAAGAAATGGACGCAAATGGAGATGATGAAATTAATTTCTATGAATTTTCTAAATTTGCAGCCACATATGGTCAAACGGCTTCGGACGGGAAACCACTCTATGGTGATTACAATAAAGACTCCAAAGTTGATTTTGAGGACTTTATTATCCTGGCGGCACATTATGGAATCACTCCGCCAAAAGATACGAAAAATGTTCCTCCATTTCCGCAGGATGAAGTGGAAAAAGAAGAGCAGAAATTCCCTGCCTGA
- the ppsA gene encoding phosphoenolpyruvate synthase translates to MLEKLFSRKKRNTALVLWFKELGISDVPLVGGKNASLGEMYQKLTRKRVNIPNGFAITAYAYHYLLEKADVKKKLEKVLKGLDVHDIEDLQLRGHQARSLILHTEFPSDLVEEILASYKKMEKMYGKNCDVAVRSSATAEDLPDASFAGQQETFLNIRGNFALLDACKRCFASLFTDRAIAYRAEKGYDHFSIGLSIAVQKMVRSDVGTSGVMFSIDTETGFREAVFITAAYGLGENVVQGAVNPDEFYVFKPTLKSGYRPIINRKIGEKQIKMVYSAGGSKSPTKNIPVPKDDRMRFCVSDEDVLTLAKWAAIIEDHYSQEAKHFKPMDMEWAKDGITEELYIVQARPETVQSRKDLTVLEEYKLQQKGPILAQGAPVGGKIASGRASVILHPNEITKFEAGDVLVTDMTDPDWVPIMKIASAIVTNRGGRTCHAAIVSRELGIPCVVGTNTATRVIKNKQKVTVACEGETGNVYDGLLKFTVKKTDLKNLKKPKVKIMMNIGNPEIAFENSFIPNDGVGLARLEFIINSAIQIHPLALLNYKKLTDRHVIKQIDDLTRGYKNKSDFFVDKLAEGVGTIGAAFYPKDVIVRMSDFKSNEYANLIGGAEYEPHEENPMIGWRGASRYYDPKYRDAFALECKALRKVREEMGLTNVKIMIPFCRTIEEGENVMKELAKNGLERGKKGLEVYVMCEIPSNVILADEFSKIFDGFSIGSNDLTQLTLGVDRDSALVSHVYDERNDAVKILIRSVISIAKKNKRKIGICGQAPSDYPEFARFLADAGIDSISLNPDTIIKTTLDLTTRNS, encoded by the coding sequence ATGCTTGAAAAACTCTTCTCCCGAAAAAAGCGCAACACTGCCCTTGTGCTCTGGTTTAAGGAACTTGGAATTTCGGATGTTCCGCTCGTAGGAGGAAAAAATGCTTCTCTCGGAGAAATGTATCAAAAGTTGACGCGAAAGCGGGTGAACATTCCGAATGGATTTGCAATAACGGCATACGCATATCATTATCTTCTCGAAAAGGCTGATGTGAAAAAAAAATTGGAAAAAGTATTGAAAGGACTTGATGTCCATGACATTGAGGATCTCCAGCTTCGTGGGCATCAGGCGAGATCTCTTATTCTTCATACAGAATTTCCATCTGATCTCGTGGAAGAAATACTTGCTTCGTACAAAAAAATGGAAAAAATGTATGGGAAAAATTGTGATGTTGCGGTTCGTTCGTCAGCAACAGCAGAAGATTTGCCGGATGCTTCTTTTGCCGGACAGCAGGAAACGTTTTTGAATATTCGCGGAAATTTTGCTCTCCTTGATGCGTGCAAACGGTGTTTCGCTTCACTCTTCACTGATCGTGCTATCGCGTATCGAGCGGAGAAAGGATATGATCATTTTTCCATCGGACTTTCTATCGCTGTACAAAAAATGGTGAGGTCGGACGTCGGAACTTCTGGAGTCATGTTCAGTATCGATACAGAGACGGGATTTCGTGAAGCAGTATTTATCACGGCAGCGTATGGACTTGGAGAAAATGTCGTGCAGGGCGCCGTGAATCCTGATGAATTCTATGTTTTTAAACCGACTCTTAAAAGTGGATATAGACCAATCATCAACAGAAAAATCGGAGAAAAACAGATAAAAATGGTGTATTCAGCAGGGGGCAGTAAATCTCCCACAAAAAATATTCCCGTTCCAAAAGATGACCGTATGCGATTTTGTGTTTCCGATGAAGACGTTTTGACTCTTGCAAAGTGGGCAGCCATTATTGAAGATCATTACAGTCAAGAGGCGAAGCACTTTAAGCCAATGGATATGGAATGGGCGAAGGATGGAATTACGGAGGAACTCTACATCGTCCAAGCTCGTCCCGAGACAGTACAATCTCGAAAAGATCTTACGGTTCTCGAAGAATATAAACTTCAGCAGAAAGGGCCCATTTTGGCTCAAGGCGCTCCTGTTGGCGGGAAGATTGCATCTGGAAGAGCAAGCGTTATTCTCCATCCAAATGAGATTACGAAATTTGAGGCAGGAGACGTTCTTGTAACAGACATGACCGATCCTGACTGGGTTCCAATTATGAAAATTGCTTCTGCGATTGTTACCAACCGTGGAGGAAGAACATGTCATGCCGCTATCGTTTCTCGTGAGCTTGGAATTCCGTGTGTCGTTGGAACAAATACCGCTACTCGTGTCATTAAGAATAAACAGAAAGTCACGGTAGCGTGTGAAGGTGAAACAGGAAATGTGTATGACGGTCTTTTGAAATTCACGGTGAAAAAAACTGATCTGAAAAATTTGAAAAAACCAAAAGTAAAAATCATGATGAATATCGGAAATCCAGAAATTGCATTTGAAAATTCATTTATTCCAAACGATGGGGTGGGACTTGCTCGGCTTGAATTTATTATTAACTCGGCAATTCAAATTCATCCGCTTGCGCTTCTTAATTACAAAAAACTGACTGATCGCCATGTGATAAAACAAATTGATGATCTTACGCGTGGATATAAAAATAAGTCTGATTTTTTCGTCGATAAACTTGCAGAGGGAGTGGGAACGATTGGCGCTGCATTTTATCCAAAAGATGTTATTGTCCGAATGAGTGACTTTAAAAGTAATGAATACGCAAATCTCATCGGTGGAGCAGAATACGAACCACATGAAGAAAATCCCATGATTGGGTGGAGAGGTGCGAGCAGATATTATGATCCAAAATATCGTGACGCATTTGCTCTCGAGTGCAAAGCTCTTCGAAAAGTTCGCGAAGAAATGGGACTTACGAATGTGAAAATTATGATCCCCTTCTGTCGAACCATCGAAGAGGGAGAAAATGTGATGAAGGAGCTCGCAAAAAATGGACTTGAACGTGGGAAAAAAGGACTTGAGGTGTATGTCATGTGCGAAATTCCGAGTAATGTCATTCTCGCAGATGAATTCTCCAAGATTTTTGATGGATTTTCTATCGGATCGAACGATCTTACTCAGTTAACTTTGGGAGTTGACCGTGATTCCGCTCTCGTGAGTCATGTCTATGATGAACGAAATGACGCCGTAAAAATACTGATTCGAAGTGTTATTTCTATCGCCAAGAAGAATAAAAGAAAAATTGGTATTTGCGGGCAAGCTCCAAGCGATTATCCGGAATTTGCAAGATTTCTCGCCGATGCCGGAATTGATAGTATTTCCCTGAATCCTGATACGATTATCAAAACGACTCTCGACCTCACCACGAGAAATTCGTAA
- a CDS encoding type II secretion system protein, with protein MQRKRLWNQGFTVLEMILIIAGISVLIGIVVFIINPGKQVSESRNSERQEEINDIILAVYKYALEHEGRFPENISSELREICDISGEECRNLVDLGVLFSEKKYLEKIPVDPKGFFEHGVGYKIRITDDGKITVTAPLAENGETIEITR; from the coding sequence ATGCAGAGAAAAAGATTATGGAATCAAGGATTTACAGTTCTCGAAATGATACTCATCATCGCCGGAATTTCTGTGCTCATTGGGATTGTTGTTTTTATCATCAATCCGGGGAAGCAAGTTTCGGAATCACGAAATTCTGAGAGACAAGAGGAAATTAATGACATTATTCTTGCCGTCTACAAGTATGCATTAGAACATGAGGGACGTTTTCCCGAAAATATTTCTTCAGAGTTAAGAGAAATTTGTGATATTTCTGGTGAAGAATGTCGTAATCTTGTCGATTTAGGAGTGCTTTTTTCTGAGAAAAAATATTTAGAAAAAATCCCAGTTGATCCAAAAGGTTTTTTTGAGCATGGAGTTGGATATAAAATTCGTATAACAGATGATGGGAAAATTACCGTAACCGCTCCTCTTGCAGAAAATGGTGAAACGATTGAAATAACTCGATGA